The genomic window ATTTTTTATTTTTAGATTTTGAATATGTCTATTGGATTTTTGAGGGTTTTTTTTATGGTAGAAATTAGTTGTCCAGATTGTGGTAAAAAACAAGATAATAAAAATAAATTTTGTAGAAATTGTGGTGCAGATTTATCTAAAGTGGAAATTATTAATGAAAATATTAATTCCAATTCTAATTTAGAATCAAATTTTGATTCTAATGACATTAATATTTCTAATGATGAAGAATCTAATTCTAATTTAAGTGATGATGATTTTATTCATGTTCCTATTTTAAATGAGGATGGAACTAACTCCAATGAATTGATTGTTTCTGATTCTAATGATGATTTAAATAATAATGAAGAAAAAATTAAAGAAGATGATATTAGAAGATGTAGCAATTGTGGTGCTGAATTAAATGAAAATGAAAAATTTTGCCATAATTGTGGGGTTAATCTTAATGATGATGTAAATCCTACCCAAACTGCTAGTAATTTATCTGAGAAAAAGACAGCTATTGTTTCTGTCATATTGTCTTTTTTATTTCCAGGACTTGGACAATTATATAATGGTCAATCTACTAAAGGACTCTATTTCATTATATTGTCAATAGTTTCATGGGTTTTAATTTTAATTATCATTGGTGCAGTGCTTTATGTTTTAGTTTGGCTATGGTCTATTGTTGATGCATATCAAAGTGCAGAAGCTATAAATAATGGTGAAATCCTTGAAGATAAGTTATTTTAAATAATTTATTTTCTTTATAGTTTCTTTATATTTTTTTAATTTCTTTATTAATTTTCACAGATTCATTTTATATTTTTTCATCACTTTCTTT from Methanobrevibacter olleyae includes these protein-coding regions:
- a CDS encoding zinc-ribbon domain and TM2 domain-containing protein, which produces MVEISCPDCGKKQDNKNKFCRNCGADLSKVEIINENINSNSNLESNFDSNDINISNDEESNSNLSDDDFIHVPILNEDGTNSNELIVSDSNDDLNNNEEKIKEDDIRRCSNCGAELNENEKFCHNCGVNLNDDVNPTQTASNLSEKKTAIVSVILSFLFPGLGQLYNGQSTKGLYFIILSIVSWVLILIIIGAVLYVLVWLWSIVDAYQSAEAINNGEILEDKLF